The Zingiber officinale cultivar Zhangliang chromosome 9A, Zo_v1.1, whole genome shotgun sequence genome window below encodes:
- the LOC122019466 gene encoding regulator of nonsense transcripts 1 homolog codes for MAAQSANNLYETALQPDTGGHAYTFLEFNTQDDFDDYMDFQDLSQPSRSPAGPHPQPPPEPAPDSSASDHLSPEPTSSPSSSTPLGGPSSSSMAMGAAGGQAAAAAVDTLTAGMNELNFEESGDESYESGESDFTEHACQYCGVEDPECLVRCNISMCWKWFCRLQGNTGGSHIVNHLVRANHTEVWLPDDSPLGETIECHNCGCRNVFRLGFTSSTTGSGAFLCRERCSNVNVTRGMNWDLSQWRPLIEDGCFLPWLVKVPSEQEQLRAWQISDQQMNKLEELWKNEEPQPVSLKYEDRVKYQFTAILDFDSDEEDNELSLPFTFRTRHKKDDHADNPHNKDGKGLGTSDNYGGSDDDYMGDSDDDYDDCLRGYL; via the exons ATGGCGGCGCAGTCGGCCAACAACCTCTACGAGACGGCTTTGCAGCCGGACACCGGCGGTCACGCGTACACTTTCCTCGAGTTCAACACCCAGGACGATTTCGACGACTACATGGATTTCCAGGATCTCTCGCAGCCCTCCCGATCCCCCGCTGGGCCCCATCCCCAGCCACCGCCCGAGCCCGCGCCGGACTCCTCAGCATCCGATCATCTTTCTCCCGAGCCCACCTCGTCGCCTTCCTCATCGACTCCCCTCGGCGGTCCTTCCTCGTCCTCCATGGCCATGGGGGCCGCTGGCGGGCAGGCGGCTGCCGCGGCGGTTGATACCCTGACTGCCGGGATGAACGAGCTCAACTTCGAGGAGAGTGGGGATGAAAGTTACGAGTCTGGCGAGAGTGATTTTACGGAGCACGCGTGCCAATATTGTGGTGTGGAGGATCCGGAGTGTCTCGTCAGGTGCAACATTTCGATGTGCTGGAAGTGGTTTTGTCGGTTGCAGGGGAACACAGGGGGTTCTCATATCGTGAATCATCTG GTGCGAGCAAATCACACGGAAGTTTGGCTCCCCGATGACAGTCCACTCGGAGAGACTATTGAATGCCATAATTGCGGTTGCAGGAATGTTTTTCGTCTTGGATTTACTTCTTCTACAACAGGAAGTGGCGCCTTTCTCTGCAGAGAACGTTGTTCGAATGTCAATGTAACAAGGGGCATGAATTGGGATCTTAGTCAATGGCGTCCACTCATTGAGGATGGATGTTTCCTACCATGGCTTGTTAAG GTACCTTCAGAACAGGAACAACTTAGAGCATGGCAAATAAGCGATCAACAAATGAACAAACTTGAAGAGTTATGGAAGAATGAAGAACCACAACCTGTTTCATTGAAGTATGAAGATAGAGTTAAATACCAG TTCACAGCAATCCTTGATTTTGACTCTGATGAG GAAGATAATGAACTCAGCTTGCCATTTACTTTTAGAACTCGCCACAAGAAGGATGATCATGCAGATAATCCTCATAACAAGGATGGCAAAGGGCTTGGAACATCTGATAATTATGGTGGTAGTGATGACGATTACATGGGAGATAGTGATGACGATTATGATGACTGCTTACGAGGATATCTTTGA